The window CGAGCACGGGATCGCCCCGGAGAAGCAGCGGCAAGCCGCCCAGGTCATCCGGAGGGAGCGTGGCACCGGCAAGCGTGCTGGTGGCCGGTGGGCTTGCTGAGGGGAGCGCACAGCTGGGCCTCGAGCTGGCCGTGAGCTGGTTCTACGTCGCTACGGCCCTCACCGCTTGGCTCGCGGGGAGAGGTCCGGGCGTGCTCGCCTCGATCCTCGCGACGGTATTCATGGAATATCTCTTCATTCTCGCGCCCGGCAT is drawn from Deltaproteobacteria bacterium and contains these coding sequences:
- a CDS encoding DUF4118 domain-containing protein, with product MAPASVLVAGGLAEGSAQLGLELAVSWFYVATALTAWLAGRGPGVLASILATVFMEYLFILAPGMTLTGGAANAARLGGFLFVSLLLSRLVSQRNLARGSTQA